The genomic region ttttcaaccccCTCCTGCTTAGCACCCCCCGGCTAATTTCTCGATCGAGAGAAAATAATTCCATTTTGAAGAAATCCGTCCCGATAACGGTGACACATTTTATGAACCATCGAACATTAAACTCAATTAACGTTTATGACAACGATAACGATCATTAGGGGGCGAGTGTCGAGCTGGCTGATAATTCAATATAATGTTTTCCACAAAAGGGCAGAAAAGGTTCGAGGAGCATAAGGGccggcaaaataaaaaagtaaaagcgaaACACTGCAGAGAAACTTGCGCCCAACGTTGCGGCGagttttgttcttctttcttttttttgttgttgcctcCTCGTCTATCGGGACAGATGATGACGTTAGTGACGATATTGATTACCGTGGACTTTGGAAGGAAGTGGACactttttttcccaacccgaAGCATGATTACTTTCCACCGATATATAAAATACATTGCCATGGGAAAATCAAtattggaataaaaaaaccaGCATCGTCCACGGGCAATTCTACCGACGAGCACGAGTGGGGATGTGTGAGTGCGTGTGTATGCAACAGGACAAAAAGAAATACTAGAAACTTCCTCCGATAAGAACCGAATCGGATCAAATTTTACGGCCGGACCTAACGTCCTTCGTTGGGGCATCAACCAACTCCTCGCCTCAGGCACTTACCTCATTTCGATTTCGTTCGTGTAGCCATTGCTCGGCGTCGAGTCGTCATAATCCGGCAGCGTGTACTTCGCACGGCGCATCATCAGGATCTTCGGCATTATCTCCAGGAACAGCCTCCGGACGAAGGGCGACATTTTATGCGTCGATGTGCTCCTGTGTGTGAAGATGGAACGGGGTGTTAGCTGGAGTTGATGGTTATGGGTGCAGTTTAACTCATCGCACCGACCCCAACGCGTCCGCTTATCGCACGTCACGATGGCGCAATGAATCTTCGGCACGAGTACGGATCAAATGCGACCGCCCGATACCGGGCACACGATGGTAACCCCCCATGGGAGTTCTAGAACCAAGCCTTTCGGGTATTCGGAGACATTTTCGATCTCACCTTTTCACGGCGGGATCCTATTTCTCGCCCTTTTGACACTGGTATGCCTACACGGCCGCCTCTAGACGGTTGCAGGTCCCTACTGTGTGGCCTTATCTTAATCCTTTCCTTCCACGAACCGATACAAAAACGACCATACACCAGCAATGGTCACATCGCTCAATGGGTCCTTGATAATTCGGAAcgacaacagcaaaaaaacaaacgccatGAACCACCACCCAGCGGAATGTATAAAACACTCAAccgctataaaaaaaaacggacacTGGAAGCTTCCGTTTTATGCAAGTGCCGGCCCAAGTGTGTTGTCattaaaaaggaaagaaaggaaaatcacGCACGTGCCGTCCCGGGGCGCTGAAGCGGATAGCGATCGACACATTTGAAGGACGCACGTTGGTATTATGCGagtccgttcgttcgttccacGAATTAATGGACTCAAGGCGTCGTCGAGGAAAACGCCATGACGGCCAGCGGTGATGAATAGAACGATGTGTCGTTTGTATGACATCCCCGGTCGCATCACTTTTCCCCCGTTCGACTCCCATTTCCCGTCGCCCTTTATACCAACGAATACAGAGGAAGTAACAAGTGTTATATACGCTCTCTCGACAGTTCTCCTGCGTGGTTGACACGGTGATACCCGTTTCCCATTCGCCATTTTTGGGCCGAAACCGGACCGAAACGTTAATCTTAAAGTGTGGCATGGAAACGGAATACACATCATCCGGTTTAATGGGGACACATAATTTTAATATGCATTACCTATGGGCGTACTCGGACTTGTCCTGGTGGATAGATACGGGCCGgcaaaaagcacacacaacaACGAAGAAACAccactctcacacacacagggaATACGATTACGGATGATGTATTTTTTAAGCGTATATAACACCCACTTTACGGCTGCTGGACACCACCCAGCCGACCCACTAATGCGCCCACCAGGGTCATAAATTTGGTCCATCATTCAACCGCACCGGAAACGGTGGCTGCGGCCGGTGGCTGTAAATTACGTACCGTTACGTTGCGACGCCTATAATTACACGTCTTGAAATCTGCTGCGTTAAATTATTTATCGGTTTCCCATGAGGGCCAACCCCGTCCCGCATCCGTGTAAGCTTTTATAGTTATTGCCTCAGCCGCACAGGAGTGGTGTAGTATGTTACacaacgttgtttttttttttcattcgtccACTATATAACTCAATCACGTGATTAACAAATATGGCACATGAAAACTTCCTGCATAACAGTAAAGTTTAAGGTCGAAAAAATTaccaaaaaatcattttccagCTTGGTACAACTGCTCAATCACCATGTCATATTCGCATCGCATGGTGCGACAAAAGTCCGCACATTtcatctacaaaaaaaaactagtaagCAAGGATTccctttgaaaaaatattcacgGTTTTGTTTATGGATTTAAAATAGTCTCGTTTAGGCAATGAAGGCATATGAGTGCTAAAAAATACCTTccatctattttttttttcattccatgtTTATGATTAGTGCAGAATAGGCACAACCAGTTTTCTATGCATGTGAAGACTTTTATGATTTGTAGGGGATAACTTGAATTATCTTGTTttagaaataatttaaatgtcCAAAGATTGTCgccgattgattgatttttttgcaACTAGTTTTCACCGAAAGAATTGTGTTTTGCAATAAGATATCTgttcttaaataaaaataaaaatctgttCTTAAACGGTATTGTATGACGGTAAAAAACCGGTATGATGGATAAACAGTAAATTATTGTATGACAAAAACAACTAGCAGTGTTACAACACTATAATTACAACTTGAGGGAGATGTCGTAAAATTTCTTTTGGggaaaaactaataaaattaatctacTCCTTCCATTCGCGTCCGTTTAAATCCTTTTGCCGATGAGTTCTACTGCAAAAGCCATCTTGGTACTCGACCAATTACATGCAGCTACAACGTTAcaagatttataaaaaaacgtttgtaACAAACAGGGCATTAGGTCTAAAGAAACCAGGCGTGTCTATTCCAATTAAACCCTTCACATATTTCAGAAATCAACATTTTACGTGTAACTAGAAACATCGCTTACAAGACATTAAAGTTTAATGCTTTCCATAACATTAACGCCTTAACATTAAAAATCAATGCTTTCCCTtaccataaaaataaaatttgggaATGTGTTTAATGAAACAGGAACAGGATACCAATGATCAATAACGGTCACTACGGACGTGAAGATAGAATAAAACTGTTGCTCATTCTTTGagattgattgaaattgaaatgtcTTATAAACAAATGCCAATCCAATAAACTcctcaaagttttttttatacctGGTATGGATGAAACAGTGGGAGACATTATTTTAGCTATCAATTACAAGTGACAACTGTAAGTGAAACGCTGTAGAGCATGTGTAAGTATAAATATGTCAATAATGCATtggtatttaaaaacaatttttactttttttaaaaacaatttttactaGTCTCACACAAATAAGTAAAACTAAAGGCACAAATGATGAAGTATGAACCTCATTTCGTTTGTGttgcaatatttaaaaaaaaacaaaaaaaatttcctCTATTACTTATACTTTTTGCTGAAAGTTTGGGGTCGGGAAAGCCGTTCGccattaaattcaatttggcCCGCAAGAACAATTTAGTCGGACGTAATTTGTATAATCTGGtccttttttgggaaagttttgcCATTCTCTGATTTACCTGCAGTAcatttgcaaaagaaaatattatgttcaattaatttaaaaataatgaaataaagaACATTTAGGTGCGATAGGTTTCGAAAGAAATTATTATGGGCAATTTAGTTTGATAATAACGTCTGCATACATTTTCTCccgaataacaaaaacacacttCTCAAACCCCTAAATCGAAAAATGTTCCCTTTGTCCCACGGGTGTTTCCCAACACTAACCTGTACCAAACGTTCAGCACGCAAACGGTCGTCCACACCGACAGCGAGACAAGTATCATCGTGAAGAGTAGATACTTGCCCAGAAGTGGCACGGCCAGTGAGGTCGGTGGGATAATCTCGGCCAGCAGCAAAAAGAACACAGTCAACGACACCAGTATCGAGATGCAGAGCGTGACCTGTTGAGATAAACGGGGAACAGCGAAAGATGCATTGATTACATTGGCATcggtttccttcttcttcttctgattCTGCAAAAGCCGCGGAACAACTCAAGGGTACTTCCACCCGCAAGAGGAGGGCTACAGCTAATACGTAAGGATATTTGCTACCCGGGGGCACAAGTGCGCACCCAAACAGTGGTGCGTACCTTTTCGCCCGAGTCGCTGGGAAGATAGAACACCAACACCGTGAGGAACGTGATGCCAACGCAGGGAATGATCAGATTGACCGTATAGAACAGTGTCTTCCTTCGCATGGTGAGCTTGAACGTGATGTCTGTAAAAGGGGACAACAAACAGAACGCTAAGCACGCAGCACGATCGAGTGTTTACTGTGTCGCCTTCATCCGCCTACCTGAAAATGGTTCCGGACAGCACGGATAGTACTCCTCGTTGCGGCTTGCCGGAACTTCCAGTATGTCCCATTCCACCGACAGATAAAATTCACTCAAATCGATACCAATCTGTACGAGATTGCTGCCAGGGATCTACAAGTGAAGGGTAAAGGCATTCCAACAGGCCGTTCTATATTCTCGCCCTCTCCCAAGCGCCATACCTGATCCAGGTGTCGCAGCTCGACCTGCGCCCCGTTGTACGTCCACGAGCCAAACTTCATCAGGCACGTCTGCTCGTCGTACGGAAAGTACTCGACGTTCATCTCGCACGAAGACTTGTAGATGGCCGGTGGTTCCCAGAACACCTCCCCGGTGTACCGCAGGGTGGCCTTCGTCATCAGCGTAACCTCGTAGTTACCGTCCCAGTTGTTGTACAGCACGATGTCCGGCAGCCAGATCTGTTCCGACGGGACGTACAGCATCTCCACGCCACCGTACTCTTCCGGGTCCCACTTCAGCTTGTAGTCGAACCACTTCTGCTTCACCCAGAGGTTTGTCGTCATCACTTGGTTCCGCAGGCTAACCTCGATCAGCTGGGACAGCTTCAGTCCGAGCCAAACGGTCAGCGTTTCGGTGTTGTTTACGACGGGCCGTATCAGGCGGTTGTAGTTGCTGAGCAGATCGTCGTACAATCGTTTGGCGTCCGGGTTGGCCTCGATGTGGGCGACGGATGCTGTAACGAAAACGGACGGAATACTTTGTGAAACGTACTACTCCGAGGACAAAAATACGCCCCTCCCCACCTACCCTGGGCGGAACTCGATGCGACCAGACAAAGAAGAATCACTTTGGCGTTGAGCATTTTTATACAGAAATCGGTCGACAGCTTCATCACGAAAACTTTTCGCACCCACaagcgcgcacacacacacaccaaacggATGGTTTaggaattgtttttcatattaCAAAACGTTTTTCACCGTACAATTACAACCGCCGCCCGTGCACGCCCATTAGCACGGGATACGGAAAAACACGGATGCTGCAAGAGGGAAAATCTGGCATCAAATGGGCTCGGGCGATCTCCTGACCGTTGCGTTGAGAAAAATCGATAAGCTTAAATTTTGCGGAGAGACGGGAATCGCCCTCTCTGAGCTCAACGCAAGGATGCATACCATGTGCGCAtgcgtttgtttacaaaacaaagccCCACCAGCGGAAGTAGCACGTGCTTTCGTTTATCAACACTCCCCGGCAAACAGGACACGCAAACACGCTGAATGCTACTACTATGACTACGGGGTCACCGTTGGTAGAAGGTTCGTTGCCACCGAGTGGGAGCTCGACGACACGTTGTGGGAAAACCACGTGTTACGTTTACTTTGATAGGTGTTGTTTTGTACTCTTTTCCATCTTTATTCTTGGTACAGGGTACCGTAGTATGCcgtgaataaaaataacacccTTTTATATTCGTTATACTAATAAATGCATTAAGTTTATTTGCATACAGTTTTATACAGTTTATTTACAGTCCATCAAATGATCCGGGCATTCTCCAATTTTTCGGATCATTTTTCAATTCTGAGCAATAGTTTAACATATAAATGCTTCCCAATAATGATGGGTCCCCAAAACCCACTAGACATCCATTAAACGTACAACTATACAAAAGTACCATCAGTGAGGCTAATCAGCATCGTTGCTATCCGCGCCTGTAGAaccatttaaacatttaatttgcatttaaatGACACAAGATTGGACACAAAAGGTGTAGACGTGTAATTTATTAAATAAGTTCAATATTTAACAATCGCGCCCCTATAGATGAGTATACTGAATGGATGCTGATTATATGATTTAGAAATTGAGCTTACATCTTgcggacgagaaaaaaaagaagaatgttAGAAAAAGAGcgttcgaaaaataaaaaccgcacCGTAAAATGACGAACGAATTGTGTACCGCAAATTCAACGTTAAAGTAGAGAGTAGATGCATGGATTtaaatggaaatggtttttTACAGCTGCATACGGAACTGTGGTATGCTGCCTGGTTCGCCATTATGAACGGGTGGCCATCGTTCTACTGCTGCTGCGCACCGCCACTCGCAGGCAGATCTATACCGAGCACCACGAAATCGCTCAGCTCTTTCAGAATTTGCAGATCGACGTGCGACATCAGCGATTGATAGCGTTCAGCACCGACATTGTTTTTAAGAACAATCAACTGCAAATTTAGAAAAGTTAATTAATGTTCATAATACAATTGAAAAAGCACCCCTACCATCCCAAGGACACCAAAAGCTCTTACCTGATTTTGCAGATAGTCCTTCAGCACTATCACGTGCGTTGGATCTCGCATGCAGATCGATCGGCACCGCGTAAAGTGAGGTGTTTCGTCGTGAAACACGTCCGAATCAATGAACCCGTATCCGTACAAAGTATTCCCAATTTCATCGTCATTGTCCTCTGTGAGAACAAGGGTACTGAAAGAATGTGCAAGCAATTGATAAAAACCAATCAATATGGTATCACTCTCTGTTGTTACTTGAAACTCCTATGGAAATTCGTTCGCGAACACTTACTCAACCTTCGTCCCCGTCTGCTCGTCCTCGTTCATTATATCGTTCAATGTTTCGGTGA from Anopheles coustani chromosome 3, idAnoCousDA_361_x.2, whole genome shotgun sequence harbors:
- the LOC131259593 gene encoding acetylcholine receptor subunit beta-like 2, which produces MKLSTDFCIKMLNAKVILLCLVASSSAQASVAHIEANPDAKRLYDDLLSNYNRLIRPVVNNTETLTVWLGLKLSQLIEVSLRNQVMTTNLWVKQKWFDYKLKWDPEEYGGVEMLYVPSEQIWLPDIVLYNNWDGNYEVTLMTKATLRYTGEVFWEPPAIYKSSCEMNVEYFPYDEQTCLMKFGSWTYNGAQVELRHLDQIPGSNLVQIGIDLSEFYLSVEWDILEVPASRNEEYYPCCPEPFSDITFKLTMRRKTLFYTVNLIIPCVGITFLTVLVFYLPSDSGEKVTLCISILVSLTVFFLLLAEIIPPTSLAVPLLGKYLLFTMILVSLSVWTTVCVLNVWYRSTSTHKMSPFVRRLFLEIMPKILMMRRAKYTLPDYDDSTPSNGYTNEIEMSVSDFPGEFKEGGDSFDNIGVNLSHGSVEAENIIPKQLSPEVLSAIQAVRFIAQHIKDADKDNEIVEDWKFVSMVLDRFFLWVFTISCIFGTFGIIFQSPSLYDTRAPVDQQLSEIPLRKNNFMLPPDIVRITLD